In the Pseudoalteromonas undina genome, one interval contains:
- a CDS encoding alkaline phosphatase, with protein MNKLTVLSLAVMVALTGCSSDDDKNSNNILAVDNQIAVGSAQCVNGGVETQSGVDTNTNGQLESSEVTHTNLVCNDPATSLTSEQLASLSNNAWFSDAQTKLASAQDAASKVVTESGKAKNVILFVGDGMGISTITAARILAGQLQGEMGEDHQLSFETMPYSGFVKTYNVDAQTPDSAGTMTAMASGVKTDVGVIGIDEAVERGNCASGKGHELVTSLELAEIAGKSTGIVSTARITHATPAATYAKSADRNWEDISDMPASESANCEDIASQLVNFEKNLEARFSGVDVDGIEVVMGGGRRHFLPKDAAFNSADAVSAVEGDRTDARNLVTEWQTTYPTGTYVMDQTGFDAISDDATKVFGLFNESHMQYEADRGNDIAGEPSLSQMTEKAINVLDNNDKGFFLTVESGRIDHAHHAGNAYNALNDTIELANAVKVAMENTNPEETLIVVTADHSHVFTIAGYPKRGNPILGKVVGVGQTEPSLAADDMPYTTVGYTNGGGFRDLGNETDADEGYNFAPVTGRVDLSNVDTTTPGFHQEALVPLSSETHAGEDVGVYATGPGAHLVTGTNEQSFLFHVMDFAADFVKAADEKVAQ; from the coding sequence ATGAATAAATTAACAGTACTTTCTTTAGCAGTAATGGTCGCATTAACTGGGTGTTCGAGTGATGACGACAAAAACAGTAATAATATTTTAGCGGTAGATAACCAAATCGCAGTAGGCTCAGCACAATGTGTTAATGGCGGCGTAGAAACGCAAAGCGGTGTTGATACCAATACTAATGGGCAATTAGAGAGCAGCGAAGTAACGCACACTAACTTAGTATGTAACGACCCAGCTACCTCATTAACGAGTGAACAGCTCGCTTCATTAAGTAACAATGCTTGGTTTAGCGACGCACAAACTAAACTTGCTAGTGCGCAAGATGCAGCAAGTAAGGTAGTAACAGAGTCAGGTAAAGCGAAAAACGTGATCTTGTTTGTTGGTGATGGTATGGGTATTTCTACTATAACGGCAGCGCGTATTTTAGCGGGGCAATTGCAGGGTGAAATGGGTGAAGATCACCAATTAAGCTTTGAAACTATGCCGTATTCTGGGTTTGTAAAAACTTATAACGTAGATGCACAAACACCTGATTCTGCCGGTACGATGACAGCAATGGCCTCTGGTGTAAAAACCGATGTGGGTGTAATTGGTATTGATGAAGCGGTTGAGCGTGGTAATTGTGCATCAGGCAAAGGGCATGAGCTTGTTACTTCGTTAGAGCTTGCGGAAATTGCCGGTAAATCTACCGGTATTGTTTCTACGGCACGTATTACCCATGCAACGCCTGCGGCAACTTATGCTAAGTCGGCTGATCGTAACTGGGAAGATATTTCAGATATGCCAGCTTCAGAGTCAGCCAATTGTGAAGATATTGCTTCACAGCTGGTTAATTTTGAAAAGAACTTAGAAGCCCGTTTTAGTGGTGTTGATGTAGACGGAATCGAAGTGGTTATGGGTGGCGGGCGTCGTCATTTTTTACCTAAAGATGCAGCCTTTAATTCTGCAGATGCGGTGAGTGCTGTTGAAGGCGACCGTACTGATGCGCGTAATTTAGTGACAGAATGGCAAACAACTTACCCGACTGGTACTTACGTAATGGATCAAACTGGGTTTGATGCCATTAGCGATGATGCCACAAAGGTATTTGGTTTATTTAACGAATCGCACATGCAATACGAAGCTGATCGCGGTAACGATATCGCTGGTGAGCCTTCGCTATCGCAAATGACTGAAAAAGCTATTAATGTTTTAGATAATAATGATAAAGGCTTTTTCTTAACAGTTGAGTCGGGCCGTATTGATCACGCCCACCATGCGGGTAACGCTTACAATGCATTAAACGACACTATTGAGTTAGCGAATGCGGTAAAAGTGGCGATGGAAAATACTAACCCAGAAGAAACACTAATCGTGGTCACGGCCGATCACAGCCATGTGTTTACCATTGCGGGTTACCCTAAGCGTGGTAACCCAATATTGGGTAAAGTGGTTGGTGTAGGCCAAACAGAGCCAAGTTTAGCTGCCGATGATATGCCTTACACAACGGTTGGCTACACTAATGGTGGTGGCTTTAGAGACTTAGGCAATGAAACCGATGCAGATGAAGGATATAACTTTGCACCCGTTACAGGGCGCGTTGATTTAAGCAATGTTGATACTACAACGCCGGGCTTTCACCAAGAAGCACTTGTGCCACTATCATCAGAAACCCACGCCGGTGAAGATGTAGGTGTGTATGCAACCGGACCTGGTG
- a CDS encoding alkaline phosphatase — protein sequence MKIKKVAAAIALTCAFSAVSHANVLPQSQKDSSWYSAAQTKLTTKTTQAQAVKSTKAKNVILFVGDGMGISTLTAARILQGQRNNQLGEEGYLSFEKFPYSAQVKTYNVDAQTPDSAGTMTAMISGVKTDVGVIGVDEKVERGNCTTAIGNELLTATELAEIKGLATGVVSTARITHATPGATYAKSADRNWEDISDMPEAAVNAGCEDIASQLVNFEKNLEARFIGTDVDGLDFVMGGGRRHFLPKDASANSNDAMSAVEGDRTDERNLVTEWQTQYPNGTYVMDQAGFDAIADDATQVFGLFNESHMQYEADRANDIAGEPSLTDMTTKAIDVLGKNEKGFFLTVESGRIDHAHHAGNAFNALNDTIEFAKAVQAAVDNTDPEETLILVTADHSHVFTIAGYPKRGNPILGKVVGVGQTTPTLAADNMPYTTVGYANGLGFRNLVDETDADASYETAAVAGRVELNGVDTNTPGFHQEATVPLGSETHAGEDISLHAMGPGAHLAQGVIEQNVVFHLINQALELTQQ from the coding sequence ATGAAAATTAAAAAAGTCGCTGCGGCAATCGCACTCACCTGTGCGTTTAGTGCCGTTAGTCATGCCAATGTTCTACCGCAAAGTCAAAAAGACAGCAGCTGGTACAGTGCCGCACAAACAAAACTAACAACTAAAACAACGCAAGCACAAGCGGTTAAAAGCACCAAAGCTAAAAATGTAATTTTATTTGTTGGCGATGGCATGGGTATTTCTACCTTAACAGCGGCGCGTATTTTACAAGGTCAACGAAACAACCAGCTCGGTGAAGAAGGCTATTTAAGCTTTGAAAAATTCCCGTATTCAGCACAAGTTAAAACCTACAATGTTGACGCACAAACGCCAGATTCAGCAGGCACTATGACAGCAATGATCTCAGGGGTAAAAACCGATGTGGGTGTTATTGGGGTTGATGAGAAGGTTGAACGAGGTAACTGTACAACGGCTATCGGTAATGAATTATTAACAGCCACGGAGCTGGCTGAAATTAAAGGCTTAGCTACCGGTGTTGTTTCAACTGCACGTATCACTCATGCGACACCGGGTGCAACGTATGCTAAATCAGCTGATCGCAACTGGGAAGATATCTCAGACATGCCAGAGGCAGCAGTTAATGCAGGCTGTGAAGATATTGCCTCACAGCTAGTTAACTTTGAAAAAAACCTAGAAGCGCGTTTTATAGGTACCGATGTTGATGGCTTAGACTTTGTAATGGGTGGCGGCCGTCGTCACTTTTTACCTAAAGATGCATCTGCAAATTCAAATGATGCAATGAGCGCCGTAGAAGGCGATCGTACTGATGAGCGCAACCTTGTTACTGAATGGCAAACACAATATCCAAATGGCACTTATGTGATGGATCAAGCTGGGTTTGATGCTATTGCCGATGATGCAACCCAAGTTTTTGGCTTATTTAACGAATCGCACATGCAATACGAAGCTGACCGTGCCAACGATATAGCTGGTGAGCCGTCGCTTACCGATATGACAACTAAAGCGATTGATGTACTGGGTAAAAACGAAAAAGGCTTTTTCTTAACCGTAGAGTCGGGCCGTATTGACCATGCTCACCATGCGGGTAATGCTTTTAACGCACTTAACGACACTATTGAATTTGCAAAAGCCGTTCAAGCTGCCGTTGATAACACCGACCCTGAAGAAACGCTTATTTTAGTTACAGCCGATCACAGCCATGTGTTTACTATTGCAGGCTACCCGAAACGTGGTAACCCAATTTTAGGTAAAGTGGTTGGTGTTGGCCAAACTACACCAACGCTAGCTGCTGATAACATGCCATACACCACAGTAGGTTATGCAAATGGCCTCGGTTTTAGAAACTTAGTTGATGAAACGGATGCAGATGCAAGCTATGAAACAGCTGCGGTTGCAGGACGTGTTGAGCTAAATGGTGTTGATACAAATACGCCAGGTTTTCACCAAGAGGCTACTGTTCCACTTGGCTCTGAAACGCATGCAGGTGAAGATATTTCATTGCATGCAATGGGCCCAGGTGCTCACCTTGCTCAAGGTGTTATAGAACAAAACGTTGTATTTCATTTAATTAATCAAGCTCTTGAACTAACTCAGCAATAA
- a CDS encoding DUF3297 family protein: protein MTDTNKPELPNQLSINPRSKFYVEEVFEHEIGITLNGKERFDVEEYCISEGWIKVAAPKALDRRGQPLLMKVKGTVEAFYK from the coding sequence ATGACTGATACAAACAAACCAGAATTACCTAATCAACTGTCTATTAACCCACGTAGCAAATTTTATGTAGAAGAAGTATTTGAACATGAAATCGGTATTACACTTAACGGTAAAGAGCGTTTTGACGTTGAAGAGTACTGCATCAGCGAAGGTTGGATAAAAGTAGCGGCACCTAAAGCGCTAGACCGTCGCGGCCAGCCATTACTTATGAAAGTAAAAGGCACTGTAGAAGCGTTTTACAAGTAA
- a CDS encoding homocysteine S-methyltransferase family protein, whose product MSKLIILDGGMGRELKRMGAPFSQPLWSAQALIEAPQCVTQAHQGFIDAGAEIITVNSYACVPFHLGETLYQAKGAALAEQAAVIAKKVTQNAKQTVLVAGSLPPAFGSYRADFFQSDRAFTILDTLYKAQDEYVDIWIGETISNIEEARVMASVLKNSNKPCYYAFTLSDEVSEQATLRSGELVSDAILALLEYKIAGIFFNCSIPEVIEQALRDTNRVLKQQNKHVDLGAFANGFTPIASDYKANEGSQGYRDLSPAEYVAFAKQWHSLGATIIGGCCGIGPEFIAALVKWKSDIKAI is encoded by the coding sequence ATGAGCAAGTTAATAATATTAGATGGCGGCATGGGTCGTGAACTCAAACGCATGGGCGCGCCGTTTTCACAGCCACTGTGGAGTGCGCAAGCTTTAATAGAAGCACCGCAATGTGTAACCCAAGCACACCAAGGTTTTATAGATGCTGGCGCTGAAATAATTACTGTTAACAGCTATGCATGTGTACCCTTTCACTTGGGTGAAACGCTTTACCAAGCAAAAGGTGCTGCGCTTGCTGAGCAAGCAGCGGTTATTGCAAAAAAGGTGACTCAAAACGCAAAGCAAACGGTACTCGTTGCCGGCTCACTGCCTCCTGCCTTTGGCTCGTATCGTGCTGATTTTTTCCAAAGTGATCGCGCATTTACTATTTTAGATACCCTTTATAAAGCACAAGACGAATATGTAGATATCTGGATTGGTGAAACCATATCAAACATTGAAGAAGCGCGGGTAATGGCAAGCGTACTGAAGAATTCAAACAAGCCATGTTATTACGCATTTACCCTAAGTGATGAAGTAAGCGAACAAGCGACATTGCGCTCTGGTGAATTAGTATCAGACGCTATCCTAGCACTGCTCGAATATAAAATAGCGGGCATATTCTTTAACTGCTCTATTCCCGAGGTTATTGAACAAGCGCTGCGCGACACTAATCGCGTGCTAAAACAGCAAAATAAACATGTTGATTTAGGGGCATTTGCGAATGGTTTTACACCAATCGCCAGTGATTATAAAGCCAATGAAGGCTCGCAAGGTTACCGCGATTTATCACCTGCTGAGTATGTAGCATTTGCTAAACAATGGCATAGCCTAGGCGCAACAATTATTGGCGGCTGCTGTGGTATTGGCCCCGAATTTATAGCAGCGCTGGTAAAGTGGAAAAGCGACATTAAAGCGATTTAA
- a CDS encoding alpha/beta hydrolase codes for MNTALRLLLLLCVFICFKLSANTPYEIPRSSVIELTDPATKRVYPIFIQLPKSYAKEPNKAYPVIYLTDAPYAFPIVAGATRFPMNSGKMQQAIIVAISYEKGSRGASSRVRDYTPTQSLSWKKQTGNAKNHALFLKNTVLPFIEKSYRASNTQRTYIGNSLGGLFGAAVLFTMPELFSNYIIGSPSVWFDNNALLALKANKPQMPIKVYVSVGAKETPAFGEGQNMVEGAAQLVKKINALNSDNIKLKSVVIEGAQHATAFPTTAIQGLDWVLGSSQ; via the coding sequence GTGAATACTGCTTTAAGGCTTTTGCTGTTACTTTGTGTTTTCATCTGTTTTAAATTAAGCGCAAATACCCCCTACGAGATCCCTAGAAGTAGTGTCATTGAGCTCACCGATCCTGCTACCAAGCGGGTGTATCCTATTTTTATCCAGCTACCTAAGTCATATGCAAAGGAGCCTAATAAAGCGTATCCTGTTATTTATTTAACCGATGCGCCGTATGCATTTCCTATCGTTGCCGGTGCCACACGGTTTCCAATGAATAGCGGCAAAATGCAACAGGCTATTATTGTGGCGATCAGCTATGAAAAAGGCTCAAGAGGAGCTAGTAGTCGAGTTAGGGATTATACACCCACTCAATCCCTGAGCTGGAAAAAACAAACCGGTAACGCTAAAAATCATGCACTGTTTTTAAAAAATACTGTGCTGCCGTTTATCGAAAAAAGTTACCGAGCAAGTAACACGCAAAGAACGTATATAGGTAACTCGTTAGGCGGTTTATTTGGCGCCGCTGTTTTATTTACGATGCCTGAGCTATTTAGCAATTATATTATTGGCAGCCCGTCGGTTTGGTTTGATAATAATGCACTGCTAGCGTTAAAAGCGAATAAGCCCCAAATGCCAATAAAGGTTTATGTATCTGTTGGGGCAAAGGAAACTCCAGCCTTTGGTGAAGGGCAAAATATGGTTGAAGGCGCAGCGCAACTTGTGAAAAAAATTAATGCACTCAATAGTGATAATATAAAATTAAAAAGTGTTGTTATTGAAGGGGCACAGCATGCAACCGCATTCCCAACCACCGCAATACAAGGGCTTGATTGGGTATTGGGAAGCAGTCAATAA
- a CDS encoding MerC domain-containing protein, with protein MKLTQTTADKLAIGLSLMCTVHCFATPVILALLPSFAVLQINAEQFHLWVLAVVLPTSLLALSLGCKKHKRTRYMACGVVGLACLIIAVLLGQEEAEKALTLIGSAFIALAHWFNYQQCFKKNNENCLCSGDKSDQLV; from the coding sequence ATGAAGCTGACTCAAACAACAGCAGATAAGCTTGCCATTGGGCTTTCGTTAATGTGCACGGTACATTGTTTTGCAACACCGGTTATTTTAGCGCTGTTGCCAAGCTTTGCTGTACTACAAATAAATGCTGAACAGTTTCACTTATGGGTTCTTGCTGTAGTATTACCAACAAGCTTATTAGCTTTGAGCTTAGGCTGTAAAAAGCACAAACGTACACGTTATATGGCGTGTGGAGTTGTTGGTCTAGCTTGTTTGATAATTGCAGTATTGCTAGGTCAAGAAGAGGCCGAAAAAGCGCTCACTTTAATTGGCTCCGCTTTTATCGCACTAGCCCATTGGTTTAATTACCAACAGTGTTTTAAAAAGAATAACGAAAATTGCCTCTGTTCAGGTGATAAATCAGATCAACTTGTTTAA
- a CDS encoding Fur family transcriptional regulator, with product MKKQRFKEMMGFAIKRCEAFEKKLTPKRQQVFEILLKANKPLSAYELTDQFNKQINTPILAMSVYRILGFLESVGLVHRLKLENKFIPCSHVNDDRDHQLSMFLICSSCNKASEVNDLNNSVKSLFRELKMKGFTPATSQLEISGVCFGCQQSTANTIKKKDK from the coding sequence ATGAAAAAGCAGCGATTTAAAGAGATGATGGGCTTTGCGATAAAAAGATGTGAAGCCTTTGAAAAAAAATTAACGCCAAAACGTCAGCAGGTATTTGAAATTCTATTGAAAGCAAATAAACCTTTGTCTGCTTATGAGTTAACAGATCAATTTAATAAGCAAATAAATACACCGATTTTGGCAATGTCCGTTTATCGGATATTAGGTTTTTTAGAGTCGGTAGGTCTGGTACATAGATTAAAGTTAGAAAATAAGTTTATACCGTGCAGTCACGTTAATGATGATAGAGATCATCAACTATCGATGTTTTTAATTTGTAGCTCTTGTAATAAAGCAAGTGAGGTGAATGACCTTAACAATTCGGTTAAATCTTTGTTTAGGGAACTGAAAATGAAAGGGTTTACGCCAGCAACTTCGCAATTAGAAATCTCAGGTGTTTGTTTTGGGTGCCAGCAAAGTACCGCTAACACAATTAAAAAGAAGGATAAATAA
- a CDS encoding TonB-dependent receptor codes for MTRKSQLALFIAALLPTNALANTIEGVVLNNQGKVVTNATVEVEGSDITAVTDASGKFVITDLKSGLKELHITAPGYAHLHRDITFSDDKSQSITFNLERSPIEVIDIEATPIHMSAMESSSPVSVLSGEQLRRQQAATLGDSLEKLPGVNTNFHAKVASTPIIRGLSGPRVLITQNGLDVSDVSRVGPDHSVASEASTAKQIEVLRGPATLFYGSGAIGGVVNVVDDRVPTDSTTRGEWNVEHNSVDNQKIASFNATTGTDSFAFYADAFWREADDYEIPVAAELAHDDHDHDHDHDHEEHSGDYTVANSNEESDGFTLGTSYLFDQGFVGIAVEQFNRQYGIPGHTHGGEDVNSAEESVYADLEQTKVQLLGEYNLDNKWLNRVNLRAGFTDYEHAEIEHGAVGTTFENETNELRVDLMHNPFAQWNGGLSFHYKHSDVEAQGSEAFTPPSQTQSFAIALMEEKHFGDFLVQLGGRVERVTIDADNVLLPNIDAHAHNDTGVHDDHAHEEHAGNTRVFDVEQEFTPVSLSTGVVWDFAPSYNLGLSVSRSERAPSVSELLSFGPHIGTGTYEVGALFDIHEDGHFGLSEQALDLETANNIDLTFRKTQGDIGFILNAFYNQVDNYYYQIDTGLYAESGHDHGDEHNHDHGDEHDHSSELPVYLFKTDDVILHGFEAQVAWQLTDEFKVDLFSDYVRARLKDGGDLPRTPPLRFGTEFSYQTNKLSAHLHVTRYQEQDRTAPEETTTNGYTILDASVSYDLSVLNQDVSVYLRGTNLTDTEARVHSSFLKNIAPRPGRSFALGIRGYF; via the coding sequence ATGACACGAAAATCTCAATTAGCTTTGTTTATAGCAGCCCTACTACCAACAAATGCACTTGCAAATACCATCGAAGGTGTTGTTCTAAACAACCAAGGTAAAGTGGTGACTAATGCAACTGTAGAAGTTGAAGGCTCAGATATAACAGCAGTAACAGATGCAAGCGGTAAGTTCGTAATAACTGATTTAAAAAGTGGTTTAAAAGAACTTCATATTACCGCCCCTGGTTATGCCCATCTGCATCGAGATATCACATTTAGTGATGATAAAAGCCAGTCAATTACCTTTAACTTAGAACGTTCACCAATTGAAGTAATTGATATTGAAGCGACGCCTATTCACATGTCGGCAATGGAATCCTCGTCTCCCGTTAGCGTGTTATCTGGCGAACAATTAAGACGGCAGCAAGCTGCAACCCTTGGCGATAGCCTTGAAAAACTCCCGGGGGTTAATACTAACTTTCATGCAAAAGTAGCCAGTACTCCTATTATTCGTGGCTTAAGCGGGCCGCGTGTTCTAATTACACAAAATGGCCTTGATGTCAGTGATGTTTCGCGCGTTGGCCCTGATCACTCAGTCGCATCAGAGGCATCAACCGCAAAACAAATCGAAGTATTACGTGGCCCTGCCACATTATTTTATGGCAGCGGCGCCATTGGTGGTGTGGTTAATGTAGTTGATGATCGCGTGCCAACAGATAGCACTACTCGCGGTGAGTGGAATGTAGAGCACAACTCTGTTGATAATCAAAAAATCGCCTCATTTAATGCCACTACTGGCACTGATTCTTTTGCATTTTATGCTGATGCCTTTTGGCGTGAAGCTGATGACTATGAAATACCCGTGGCCGCTGAATTAGCCCACGATGACCATGACCATGACCATGACCATGACCATGAAGAGCATAGTGGCGATTACACCGTTGCAAACAGCAATGAGGAGTCTGACGGCTTTACCTTAGGTACTAGCTACCTCTTTGATCAAGGTTTTGTAGGTATAGCTGTTGAGCAATTTAATCGTCAATACGGCATTCCAGGCCACACCCATGGTGGCGAAGATGTTAATAGCGCTGAGGAAAGCGTATATGCCGACTTAGAGCAAACTAAAGTGCAGTTGCTAGGTGAATATAACCTTGATAACAAATGGCTTAATAGAGTAAACCTGCGCGCAGGTTTTACAGATTACGAACATGCTGAAATTGAACATGGCGCAGTGGGTACCACGTTTGAAAATGAAACCAATGAGTTACGCGTAGACTTAATGCATAACCCGTTTGCGCAGTGGAATGGTGGTTTGAGCTTTCATTACAAACACAGTGATGTTGAAGCGCAAGGCTCTGAGGCATTCACACCACCGTCACAAACACAAAGCTTTGCTATAGCACTAATGGAAGAAAAACACTTTGGTGACTTTTTAGTGCAATTAGGTGGCCGAGTTGAACGGGTAACCATCGATGCTGATAACGTGTTACTACCTAACATTGATGCACACGCACACAATGACACCGGTGTTCATGACGATCATGCTCATGAAGAACATGCCGGCAATACTCGCGTATTTGACGTAGAACAAGAATTCACACCAGTTAGTTTATCAACAGGTGTCGTGTGGGATTTTGCACCTAGCTACAACTTAGGCTTGTCGGTATCTCGTTCTGAGCGTGCTCCTTCGGTGTCTGAGCTATTATCATTCGGCCCTCACATTGGAACTGGTACTTATGAAGTAGGCGCACTATTTGATATTCATGAAGACGGCCATTTTGGTTTATCTGAGCAAGCGCTTGACCTAGAAACAGCAAACAATATTGATTTAACGTTTCGTAAAACCCAAGGTGATATCGGTTTCATTCTTAATGCTTTCTACAACCAAGTCGACAATTATTATTACCAAATCGACACAGGCCTATACGCCGAAAGCGGCCACGACCATGGTGATGAGCATAATCATGACCACGGTGACGAGCATGATCACTCATCTGAACTCCCAGTTTATTTATTTAAAACAGATGACGTAATTTTACATGGCTTTGAAGCACAAGTTGCATGGCAGTTAACCGATGAGTTTAAAGTTGATTTATTCTCAGATTACGTTCGTGCACGCCTTAAAGACGGTGGCGATTTACCACGCACACCACCGCTACGTTTTGGTACTGAGTTTAGCTACCAAACAAATAAGCTGAGTGCGCACCTCCACGTAACTCGTTATCAAGAGCAAGACCGTACCGCGCCAGAAGAAACAACCACAAACGGCTACACCATACTTGATGCCAGCGTTTCATATGACTTATCAGTGCTAAATCAAGATGTGTCTGTGTATCTACGTGGCACTAACTTAACAGACACAGAAGCGCGCGTGCATAGCTCATTTTTAAAGAATATAGCACCACGTCCAGGTCGTAGCTTTGCACTAGGTATTCGCGGTTACTTTTAA